The DNA window ACTTCAAATCATTCAAAAAAAGATATAGAGAGATATTTTCATTTACCTAAAGAAAAAGTAAGTGTAATTTATTATGCACCAGATAAGATCTTTAGGCCTTTAGAAAAGAATAAAGCAAAAGAGATAATTAAGGAAAAGTATGGTATAAAGAATAAGTTTATTCTCTATGTAGGAGGCTTTAGTTCGAGAAAAAATATTGAAAGACTTATTCGTGCATTTCACATGATCCATAATGAATTTGAGGAAGAGTATAAGCTTGTTATTTTAGGAGATACTTCTTTAACTTATGAAAGTTTAAATAAATTGGTTAAAGAATTATCTATAGAAGAAAAAGTTATATTTACAGGCTTTGTAGAAAAAAAAACAATCCTATATTTTTACAATGGGTGTGAAGCATTTGTATATCCATCACTATATGAAGGATTTAGTCTACCACCGCTAGAAGCTGCTGCTTGTGGGGTACCTATTATAACATCTAAAGTTTCATCTATACCAGAAATTATGGGGAATTGTTGTATCTATATAAATCCTTATGATGTAATAAATATTGCTCAGACCATTTATGATACGATTATTGATAAAGATTTAAGGATGAAGTTATCTCAACAATCATTAAAACATAGCAAAAAATATTCATGGAAGAGAACATCAGAAGAAATAGTAGAAGTGTATAAACATTTAATGTAGCATTTGGAGGGGATTAATTAAAAGATAAAAAACGATGGACCACAGGTCCATCGTTTTTTTTAATGGAATATATTCATGAAAGTAGTAATAATACCAGCGTTAAAGAAGTCAATAAACAAACTTCCTACTAATGGAATGATAAAGAATGCTGCTGGAGCTGGACCATAATTGCTTGAAATTGCTTCCATGTTTGCAATTGCATTTGGTGTAGCACCCATACCAAAACCACAGTGGCCACCAGCTAAAACTGCTGCTTGATAATCTTTTCCCATTACTCTAAATGTTATAAAGTATGCAAATGTTGCCATAAGTAGTGATTGTGCAATTAACATTACAAATAGAGGAACTGCTAAATCAGCAAGTTGCCATAATTTTAATCCCATTAATGCCATTGCTAAGAAAAGAGATAATGAAATATTTCCTAATATATCAATTTCAGTACTTGGCGTTTTGTAGGAACCTGTAATATCAGATATATTTCTCATAATTGCTGCGGCAAACATTGCGCCTATATAAGAAGGGAGTGTCATACCTGTTTTTTGAAGTAAGCTTGAAAGAATTGTTCCAAGTCCCATAGCAATGATAATTTGGAATGCAGCTGATGCAAAATTGCTAGGAATTAATTCAGTAATACCATTTTCTTTTGATGTTGTACTTTCTTGTGAATCTAATGTTTGTTTTTTGTCTAAAAGATTATGCTTTTCAATTAATCGTTTTGCAATTGGACCACCTAACATACTTCCTACAATTAGACCAAAAGTTGCAGAAGCCATAGCTACGGTAGTAGCACCAATTACGCCAGCTTTTTCAAATTCAGGTCCGAAAGCTCCACTAGTTCCATGTCCACCAGTCATAGGAACAGAACCTGTTGAAAGACCAATTAATGTATCCAAGTTGAAAACTTTTGCTAAACTTACACCAACAACATTTTGAAGAGATACAAGAACGATTGCAATTCCAAGGAATAAAAGAACTTGAAGTCCACCTTTCTTTAATAATCTCAGGCTGGCAGTGAAACCGACAGTTGTAAAGAATGCAGTCATTAGGACTGTTTTTAGTGTACCATCCATTTCAAATTCTAGAGTACCAGTTTGTTTTAATATTAAAGCAAGTGTTGCGAAAATCAATCCTCCTATAACAGGTGCTGGGATACAGAACTTTTCTAAAAAGCTCACTTTTTTCCTGATGAGTTGACCTACCAATAAAACTATTACTGCAAGAGCTAATGCTTGAATCATGTCTAGTTGTAATACCATATGAGCAAACCTCCTATAAATTTATTTAATGAAAACGTTTACAAATATATTATAATAGGCATGCTACACAACTCGACGGATTACAACTAAATGCTACAATAAAATTTTTACAATTCAATAATTTAGAAATGATGCAGTTCATCCATCAATATTCTAAAAATTCAATTTAGATATAATTCCCTCAATAAATTTTTTGATGTTTATTTTTCCTCTATCTTCTTTAGGAATATTCATATGTTTAATCTCTTGTTTTACTTGTTTAAAGTCAAATAATCTTGTGCTGTATTCAATGAACTTATTATTATAATAATCATCATTTCCTAGTGCTGCAATATTCTCTAATGCCTTAAGAATCGTTCTTCTGATTCTTTGCTCGATGGTTCTTGCATTAATATGAGTATTCTTTACAGCGTTTTCTTCTTCTGCAATTTTTCTATAAATATCCTGTAACTGATAAGTAGATGAGAAATTTTTTCTTTTAAATGATAGGACTTTTTCAATAACATTTATTAAATCATTACTACCAGATTCACTGATTATACCAATGTCTGTAAAAATATGAACCATTTGTTCGTTTACACTTGGTTGATCCGTAACAGATTGTGATTTTTCAATATTAAAAACAGCATTTTTTATGAGGGCAACAGATTTTTCAAGTTCAATATTACGACAGACTCCTTTGATAATATTAAGGGCTTCTATCATATTTACAGGTTTATGAATGAAGAAGACGATACCATTTTCATAAGCTTTCCCAATCATATTGTCATCTTCTACTTGAGAAATCATAATAAATTTCCCATTATATCCAAGAGCTTTTGCAGACTCAATGATTTCAATACCATCTTTTATAGGTAATAAGAAATCTATTAGTACAATGTCTGGATTATAAAAAATAATTTCTTCTACAGCATATTCTCCATTATCCAACTCCTCTGAGACTTTTCCTAAATTGTTTTTTATAATTAAATGCTTTAGCATTTTTCTAATATTAATATCATCATCAATAATAAAAAAAGTATTTGACATAAATTACCACCCAATCAATGAATTTTTTGGTATAATCACTTTAAAAGTAGTTCCTTTATTGATAAGAGTATTTACTTCAATGGTGCCTTTGAATTCACCAATAATGTTTTTTACATGGGAGAGACCTATACCTGTAGATGACTTGCCGCTTTTTTCATCGTATTTGGTCGTAAACCCAGGATTAAAAATGTAAGGAAGTATATCTTCATCAATCCCTTCACCATCATCTCTTACATAAAAAATAATGTTGTTTGGATCACTATCTTGAGTAATATGAATGACTCCCTTATACTTACAAGCATCAATGGCATTGATAATAAGATTGTTTAAAATAGTAAATAAATGATAATATTTTTTTAACTCAAAATCATCTTTGAAATCAAAGTTGAGATAAACATTTTTCTTATTTTCTATAAGATACCGTTGTGTATTTTCTCGTATAATTACAAGCATATCTGATAACATCATTGTACCATTCTTTTCAAATGTTTTTAAGAAGTTTTCAAATCCATGTAATACTCTATAATAGTCTTTTTTTATTTCATGTATTTCCCGAGCAATATCTAAAGTTTTGTCTTTCAAAGCTTTGTCATGCTTATAGCTTTCGTATAATTGATAGCTCTTGCCCATGACTTCTTCAATATCATGCGTAGATTTTTTTAAATAGAACATTTCAGCTTGAATGTCAGAAATCAATATATTTAACTGACTATATCGTTTTTGATGCTCGCGTGTTAACAGAAACAATTCCTGCTTTTTATATAAAAGATAAATAAAATAGGCAATAATACTTCTGGCTATCCCCACTAGAATTGTCATCTGAATTAGATGAGGGGTGATTTGTTGGCTCCTTACCATGATTTCGAATATATTACTAATGATATCAGCAAAAGTTAGAATAATAATAGGTGTAATGAATTGGTTTTTTCGTTCTCGAATATTTGTAGTTAGTATAAATAATCCGTATACAATATAGTAAATAATTGATGGAAAATGTAAGGCGATACTATCTCTAAAAGACATAGAAACAAAGAAAATACGGATAAATATTCTCACTAAAAATACTCCTATACCGGATAAATAAGAAATAGATAAGGGGGAAGAATCTTCATCAATGAGAATGATTAAATTTAATACGATAATGCCTGCTGAAAATCTAAGAGAACTATTAAAAGGGTGAAAATATAATTCTCCAAATAAAGCTACTGATGTTATAAAAATCAAGTATTTTTTAATTTTAGTCATGCTTGCCTCCCAAACTTTAGGTCTACAAAATTATTTTATAGCAAAAAGGAGTTGATCACAAATTATTTTTGCTAAATTTTCATATAAATAAAGAGAATCTTTTTTAGAGGACATTAAAGGTAGATTAGTTTTACTTTCAATGGATAAAGAGTATGTACAGGCACAAAAAATAAAATAGTAAATAAAATGATAGTATCGCTACAGTGGAAATTAGCTAAAAGGGGGTAGGTTATTCTATGAGCAAAAAAGGTTGGATAAAAAAAGTTTTTCCAGGAGGCAATACTGCAAAGGGGTTTCATTCTTATTATGATCATATAATTGGTATTGATGCAAAAAGATTATTTATTATTAAAGGGGGACCTGGTGTAGGAAAATCTTCTTTTATGAAAAAAATAGGCTATGAAATGGTAAAGATGGGATATGACGTGGAATTTCATCAATGTTCATCAGATAATGATTCATTAGATGGGATTGTAATACCAGATTTAAAGATTGCTATGATTGATGGTACAGCACCACATATAGTGGACCCTAAACTGCCAGGTGCTGTAGATGAGATTCTTAATTTTGGAGAATTTTGGAATGAAGATGGCATAAGAAAGAATAAAAGTGAAATTATAAAAACTACATCTAAAATTGGAAAGCTCTTCAAAAGAGCATATAGATACTTTGCTGCAGCAAAATCTATAAGAGATGATATGGAAATTATCTATGAAGAAGCTTTAGATATGGGGAAATTACATGAAGCTACAAGAGAATTAAAGAAAGAAATATTTGCTACATTGAATTATACAGAAAAAGAGGGGAGCGTTCGCCATTTATTTGGAAGTGCATTGTCTCCAAATGGATTAGTAGATCATTATGTAACCATTATTGGGAAAATAGAAAAGGTATATTATATGGAAGGCTCCTATGTAAAAGGGGTTTCTAATTTTATGGAAGAGATGGTTGATGAAGGAATCAAAAAGGGACTTTATATGGAAGTGTATCATGAACCATTAGATGAAAAGAATATTGAAACAATCCTTATACCAGGACTAAATATGGCTATTACAGCTAGTAGCAAATATGCTGATATACATTATAAAAAGATTGTTTTGGATGATTTTATGAATAAAGAATTTTTAGCTAAAAAGGAAAGCTTTTTAAAGGAAGATAAGCTAATGATGGAAAATCTAATAAAGGCTGGACTTTCTAATATAGCAAAGGCTAAAAAAACGCATGATGAACTTGAAAAGTTTTATGTTTCTAATATGGATTTTAAAGGAGTAGACGAATTAAAAGAAAAAATATTTAAAAGAATTATAAATTATTCAAATGAATTAAAAAGATAAAATATGTGAATGTTTTTTTAAAATTACAATCATAAGTAATTAGCTCATTGATAAACCCACGGTTTTTGAATCGTGGGTTTTATTATACTATATAATATTTCAAAAATGAGGATATACTTTTGAAATTATAACAAAACCTAATCTTTTAAGATAAGGAGTGTACTATTAACATTTATAAGAGATATTTGTACATCTGTAATATTATTAGTTTGATTAGCAACAATGTGATGTTCTAAAAAGAACAAGTTTTAGAAATGTTATTATTTTAACAAAATTAGAACATTGTTTCAAAAATAACTCTAAAATTTTGTTGAATTATGTGCAATAAGAACGATGAATAGTGGCAGCGTATAATATAAAATTAATGTAATCTAAAAAATTGTTTAAAAAATCTAAAGGAGGATTTTTAAATGAAAGAATTGAAAGAACCTAAAATTATTACACAAATACCAGGACCAAAATCTCAAGCGTTATTAGAGATAAGAGAAAAAAATGTACCATCTGGAGTATCTAGTTATGTTCCTACTTTTATTAAACAAGGACAAGGAGCGTTATTTGAAGATGTGGATGGAAATGTATTTTTAGATTTTGCAGGAGGAATTGGTGTATTAAACATAGGATATAGTCATAAAGAAGTAGTAAAGGCTGTAAAAGAACAATGTGATAAGTATTTTCATACAAGTATTAACGTTGTGTCTTATGAGCAGTATGTTCGATTGGCAGAAAAATTAAATAATTTAATTCCAGGAAATTTTGAAAAGAAAACTATGTTTGTGAACAGTGGTGCTGAGGCAGTAGAAAATGCAATTAAGATTGCACGTAAATACACAAAACGAAAAGAGATTATTGCATTTACTGGTGCATTTCATGGTAGAACTTTGTTGACAATGACACTTACAAGTAAAGTAAAACCTTATAAATTTGGTTTTGAGCCTTTTGCTCAAGGAGTACATCGCATTGAATTTCCATATATCTACAGAAGGCCTAAAGGAATTTCAGAGCAAAATAGTATAAACTATTATATTCAAAAGCTTGAGAAATTTTTCTTGGAGAATGTTGCACCTGAAAATGTAGCTGCTATTATTTTAGAACCTATTCAAGGAGAAGGTGGCTTTATTGTACCACCAGATAATTATATTAGAGAATTGAGAAATATTTGTGATAGACATGGTATTTTACTAATAGCAGATGAAGTCCAGAGTGGATTTTGCAGAACTGGAAAAGTTTTTGCTACAGAATATTGGGAAGAATTTGGCGTATATGCGGATATTGTTACAAGTGCAAAATCTATTGCAGCAGGACTACCACTTAGTGCAGTAACTGGAAAAGCTGAGATTATGGAAGCTGCGCAAGTAGGAGGTATTGGAGGCACATATTGTGGAAACCCAGTTGCAACAACTGCAGCATTAAAAGTTATAGAAGTTATGGAAAGAGAGAATTATGCACAAAAGGCAAATCATATTGCAGAGATTGCTATGAAAAGATTTAATGAAATGAAAGAAAAGTATGAGATCATTGGAGATATACGTGGTCGTGGTGCAATGATGGCAATAGAATTAGTGAAAAATAAGGATACACAAGAGCCTGCTAAGAAAGAAACAAATAAGGTTTTACAAGAATGCTGGAAAAATGGACTAGTCGTGTTATCTGCAGGTGTCCGTGGAAATAATATACGATTTCTGATGCCATTAATAATTACAGATCAACAACTAAATATAGGGTTAGATATTTTAGAAAATGCTATTAAAAGAGTAACGGATCATAATATATAGGAACCTTTATTTTATATGAAAACTAAAGAAATTTTAACTGCATAGGAGAGTAATCGTATTGTTTTTGAATGGCTTTGTGCAGTTTTAAAGAAAATATACTTAAAAATAAATAGAGTTTTGTGCAATAAGAATAATGAAATAATAATCAATATAGTTTAAAATAGAGTGAAAGACTAGAAAAAACTGATAAAATTACATTCTCATCTGAAATAGCAACAATCTATTTTCTTGTGAAGTTTTTCTCATATAAAGATTTACACATACTCACATAATCAAATTGTCCTAATTAAATCTTTCAATATGTATTTAAGTTTGATAGCTTTATAAAAAATGAAAGGAAGGGTGAAGATATAAATGGAAAAAGGAAAAAGATTACCGTTGTATATAGAAGCTATTGCACCTTTTATCATGTTGGTACTACTAGTAGCAATTGGATATATATACTTAGAATTAAGAATAGAATTTTTATTAATTTTAGCTACTATATTTGCGGGTTTGATTGCTAAAAGATTAGGATATACTTGGAGTGAAATGGAAGATGCAATTGGAGATAGAT is part of the Crassaminicella profunda genome and encodes:
- a CDS encoding sensor histidine kinase → MTKIKKYLIFITSVALFGELYFHPFNSSLRFSAGIIVLNLIILIDEDSSPLSISYLSGIGVFLVRIFIRIFFVSMSFRDSIALHFPSIIYYIVYGLFILTTNIRERKNQFITPIIILTFADIISNIFEIMVRSQQITPHLIQMTILVGIARSIIAYFIYLLYKKQELFLLTREHQKRYSQLNILISDIQAEMFYLKKSTHDIEEVMGKSYQLYESYKHDKALKDKTLDIAREIHEIKKDYYRVLHGFENFLKTFEKNGTMMLSDMLVIIRENTQRYLIENKKNVYLNFDFKDDFELKKYYHLFTILNNLIINAIDACKYKGVIHITQDSDPNNIIFYVRDDGEGIDEDILPYIFNPGFTTKYDEKSGKSSTGIGLSHVKNIIGEFKGTIEVNTLINKGTTFKVIIPKNSLIGW
- the gabT gene encoding 4-aminobutyrate--2-oxoglutarate transaminase, which produces MKELKEPKIITQIPGPKSQALLEIREKNVPSGVSSYVPTFIKQGQGALFEDVDGNVFLDFAGGIGVLNIGYSHKEVVKAVKEQCDKYFHTSINVVSYEQYVRLAEKLNNLIPGNFEKKTMFVNSGAEAVENAIKIARKYTKRKEIIAFTGAFHGRTLLTMTLTSKVKPYKFGFEPFAQGVHRIEFPYIYRRPKGISEQNSINYYIQKLEKFFLENVAPENVAAIILEPIQGEGGFIVPPDNYIRELRNICDRHGILLIADEVQSGFCRTGKVFATEYWEEFGVYADIVTSAKSIAAGLPLSAVTGKAEIMEAAQVGGIGGTYCGNPVATTAALKVIEVMERENYAQKANHIAEIAMKRFNEMKEKYEIIGDIRGRGAMMAIELVKNKDTQEPAKKETNKVLQECWKNGLVVLSAGVRGNNIRFLMPLIITDQQLNIGLDILENAIKRVTDHNI
- a CDS encoding glycosyltransferase family 4 protein — its product is MKIGIDARIAKWHIGSGLGNYTKNMIKNLKAIDHENEYILFTSTKEEKYGWFRSENEVSSGKIKEFWKLIYESKWENQPQVDIFHNMTNGIGVPSKGDYKLVITIKDMIPYVMPKTVNEQHLEYVLKYTPKVIEKADKIITTSNHSKKDIERYFHLPKEKVSVIYYAPDKIFRPLEKNKAKEIIKEKYGIKNKFILYVGGFSSRKNIERLIRAFHMIHNEFEEEYKLVILGDTSLTYESLNKLVKELSIEEKVIFTGFVEKKTILYFYNGCEAFVYPSLYEGFSLPPLEAAACGVPIITSKVSSIPEIMGNCCIYINPYDVINIAQTIYDTIIDKDLRMKLSQQSLKHSKKYSWKRTSEEIVEVYKHLM
- a CDS encoding PRK06851 family protein yields the protein MSKKGWIKKVFPGGNTAKGFHSYYDHIIGIDAKRLFIIKGGPGVGKSSFMKKIGYEMVKMGYDVEFHQCSSDNDSLDGIVIPDLKIAMIDGTAPHIVDPKLPGAVDEILNFGEFWNEDGIRKNKSEIIKTTSKIGKLFKRAYRYFAAAKSIRDDMEIIYEEALDMGKLHEATRELKKEIFATLNYTEKEGSVRHLFGSALSPNGLVDHYVTIIGKIEKVYYMEGSYVKGVSNFMEEMVDEGIKKGLYMEVYHEPLDEKNIETILIPGLNMAITASSKYADIHYKKIVLDDFMNKEFLAKKESFLKEDKLMMENLIKAGLSNIAKAKKTHDELEKFYVSNMDFKGVDELKEKIFKRIINYSNELKR
- a CDS encoding response regulator; translated protein: MSNTFFIIDDDINIRKMLKHLIIKNNLGKVSEELDNGEYAVEEIIFYNPDIVLIDFLLPIKDGIEIIESAKALGYNGKFIMISQVEDDNMIGKAYENGIVFFIHKPVNMIEALNIIKGVCRNIELEKSVALIKNAVFNIEKSQSVTDQPSVNEQMVHIFTDIGIISESGSNDLINVIEKVLSFKRKNFSSTYQLQDIYRKIAEEENAVKNTHINARTIEQRIRRTILKALENIAALGNDDYYNNKFIEYSTRLFDFKQVKQEIKHMNIPKEDRGKINIKKFIEGIISKLNF
- the gltS gene encoding sodium/glutamate symporter — translated: MVLQLDMIQALALAVIVLLVGQLIRKKVSFLEKFCIPAPVIGGLIFATLALILKQTGTLEFEMDGTLKTVLMTAFFTTVGFTASLRLLKKGGLQVLLFLGIAIVLVSLQNVVGVSLAKVFNLDTLIGLSTGSVPMTGGHGTSGAFGPEFEKAGVIGATTVAMASATFGLIVGSMLGGPIAKRLIEKHNLLDKKQTLDSQESTTSKENGITELIPSNFASAAFQIIIAMGLGTILSSLLQKTGMTLPSYIGAMFAAAIMRNISDITGSYKTPSTEIDILGNISLSLFLAMALMGLKLWQLADLAVPLFVMLIAQSLLMATFAYFITFRVMGKDYQAAVLAGGHCGFGMGATPNAIANMEAISSNYGPAPAAFFIIPLVGSLFIDFFNAGIITTFMNIFH